One region of Hymenobacter sediminicola genomic DNA includes:
- a CDS encoding complex I subunit 4 family protein yields MLTVLLLLWPVAAALLLHFFKGRAARVPALGAALVEFALAAYAALTFNANNSGQFSFNLNWIPSAGIHFAVGMDGLSLLLVLLTAVLVPVILLSAFRRNFENESVFYALVLFMQTGLVGVFTAQDAFLFYFMWEVALIPIYFLAGVWGGVNRARVTFKFFLYTIIGSLFMLAGFVYLYFQTGPAADGLSAHNSALASFYALNLPAETQVWLFWLIFAAFAVKMPIFPFHTWQPDTYTEAPAPATMLLSGIMLKMGIYGCMRWLLPVVPMGVDYWQNLILILAIIGIIYGAIIAIRQQDVKRLIAYSSLSHVGLMIAGVFSLTQMGLQGAAIQMLAHGVNVVGMFFIADAIESRTGTRNIADLGGLTRKAPVLTVCFLVLLLGTVALPLTNGFVGEFLLLAGVYQFNAWMGAVAGVTIILGAVYLLRMFQRVMLGPDSSFTETFTDLTGSELALLVPLIVLVFWIGLFPNTFLHLSEGSVLNILNEVVKR; encoded by the coding sequence ATGCTGACTGTCCTTCTTCTACTCTGGCCCGTGGCGGCCGCCCTGCTGCTGCACTTCTTCAAAGGCCGTGCGGCCCGGGTTCCGGCGCTGGGCGCGGCCCTGGTTGAATTTGCGCTGGCGGCCTACGCCGCCCTCACGTTCAACGCCAACAACTCCGGCCAATTCAGCTTCAACCTGAACTGGATTCCCTCGGCCGGTATCCACTTCGCGGTGGGCATGGACGGGCTGAGTTTGCTGCTGGTGCTGCTGACGGCCGTGCTGGTGCCCGTGATTCTGCTGAGCGCCTTCCGCCGCAACTTCGAGAACGAGTCGGTGTTCTACGCGCTGGTGCTGTTCATGCAAACCGGTTTGGTGGGCGTCTTCACGGCCCAGGATGCTTTCCTGTTCTACTTCATGTGGGAAGTGGCCCTGATTCCGATTTACTTCCTGGCCGGTGTGTGGGGCGGCGTGAACCGGGCCCGCGTCACGTTCAAGTTTTTCCTGTACACCATTATCGGCTCGCTGTTCATGCTGGCCGGCTTCGTGTACCTCTACTTCCAGACCGGCCCCGCCGCCGACGGCCTCTCGGCCCACAACTCGGCGCTGGCCTCGTTCTACGCCCTCAACCTGCCTGCCGAAACGCAGGTATGGCTGTTCTGGCTGATTTTCGCGGCCTTCGCCGTGAAGATGCCCATCTTCCCCTTCCACACCTGGCAGCCCGACACCTACACCGAGGCTCCGGCTCCAGCCACCATGCTGCTCTCGGGTATCATGCTGAAAATGGGTATCTACGGCTGCATGCGCTGGCTGCTGCCGGTGGTGCCGATGGGCGTGGATTACTGGCAAAACCTCATCCTGATTCTGGCCATTATCGGCATTATCTACGGCGCCATCATCGCCATCCGGCAGCAGGACGTGAAGCGGCTGATTGCCTACTCGTCTCTGTCGCACGTGGGCCTGATGATTGCCGGCGTGTTCTCGCTGACCCAGATGGGCTTGCAGGGTGCCGCCATTCAGATGCTGGCCCACGGCGTGAACGTGGTAGGTATGTTCTTCATTGCCGACGCCATTGAGAGCCGCACCGGCACCCGCAATATTGCGGACCTGGGCGGCCTCACCCGCAAAGCGCCCGTCCTGACGGTGTGCTTCCTGGTGCTGCTGCTGGGTACGGTGGCGCTGCCGCTCACCAACGGCTTCGTGGGCGAATTCCTGCTGCTGGCCGGCGTGTACCAGTTCAACGCCTGGATGGGCGCCGTCGCTGGCGTGACCATCATTCTGGGCGCGGTGTACTTGCTGCGCATGTTCCAGCGCGTGATGCTCGGCCCCGATTCCTCGTTCACCGAAACCTTCACCGACCTCACCGGCTCGGAGCTGGCCCTGCTGGTGCCGCTCATCGTGCTGGTGTTCTGGATCGGCCTGTTCCCCAACACGTTCCTGCACCTGTCGGAAGGCAGCGTGTTGAACATTCTGAACGAGGTAGTAAAACGGTAG
- a CDS encoding NADH-quinone oxidoreductase subunit N, whose product MNSIILLSVLGLGNLFLGFRRSNRLLLPVMMLILGLVLTVNFIDWNEGAQPFFNGMLTIDNFSVAFTGIVLLTALVLVPFSQKYVLDGESNLAEYYSLLLFSLVGAIMLVSYNHLLMLFLGIEILSVAMYVLAGSDKRNLRSNEAALKYFLMGAFFTGILLFGMALVYGATGTFVLSEISFAVQNPVNASLTPMLYIGMLLMLIGIGFKVSAAPFHFWTPDVYEGTPTFFAAFMSTVVKTAGFAAFLKLLVQAFPAANAQGIWLPTLTAMCVLTLLIGNVGAVAQTSIKRMLAYSSISHAGYLMIALVAYNGQLEGASANGILFYSLAYSVATVAAFGVVKLVADARQREDYNGLNGLAKTNPLLAFSLTVSMLSLAGIPLTGGFFGKFFVFSAAVENGYIGLVVFAVLMSMVSIYYYLRPIIAMYMRDTDATTESPVPVSTFQAGALLLLAALTVLLGVLPGLVAGVL is encoded by the coding sequence ATGAATTCCATCATTCTCCTTTCCGTTCTGGGCCTCGGCAACCTGTTCCTGGGTTTCCGCCGCTCCAACCGGCTACTGCTGCCCGTGATGATGCTCATCCTGGGGCTGGTGCTGACCGTGAACTTCATCGACTGGAACGAGGGCGCGCAACCGTTTTTCAACGGCATGCTTACCATCGACAACTTCTCGGTGGCTTTCACCGGCATCGTGCTGCTGACGGCGCTGGTGCTGGTGCCCTTCTCCCAGAAATACGTGCTCGACGGCGAAAGCAACCTGGCCGAGTACTACTCGCTGCTGCTGTTTTCGCTAGTGGGCGCCATTATGCTGGTGAGCTACAACCACCTGCTGATGCTGTTTCTGGGCATCGAAATCCTGAGCGTGGCCATGTACGTGTTGGCCGGCTCCGATAAGCGCAACCTGCGTTCCAACGAGGCCGCCCTCAAGTACTTCCTGATGGGCGCGTTCTTCACCGGCATCCTGCTCTTCGGCATGGCGCTGGTGTACGGCGCCACCGGCACGTTCGTGCTGAGCGAAATCAGCTTCGCGGTGCAGAATCCGGTCAATGCCTCGCTCACGCCCATGCTCTACATTGGCATGCTGCTGATGCTGATTGGCATCGGCTTCAAAGTATCGGCCGCGCCCTTCCACTTCTGGACGCCCGATGTGTACGAGGGCACCCCTACGTTCTTCGCCGCCTTCATGAGCACGGTGGTGAAAACCGCCGGTTTCGCCGCCTTCCTGAAGCTGCTGGTGCAGGCCTTCCCGGCTGCCAATGCCCAGGGCATCTGGCTGCCCACGCTTACCGCCATGTGCGTGCTTACGCTGCTCATCGGCAACGTGGGCGCCGTGGCCCAAACCAGCATCAAGCGCATGCTGGCCTACTCCAGCATCTCCCACGCCGGCTACCTGATGATTGCGCTGGTGGCCTACAACGGCCAGCTGGAAGGCGCTTCCGCCAACGGTATTCTGTTCTACTCCCTGGCCTACTCAGTAGCCACCGTCGCCGCTTTCGGGGTGGTGAAACTGGTGGCCGATGCCCGTCAGCGCGAGGACTACAACGGTCTGAACGGGCTGGCCAAAACCAATCCGCTGCTGGCGTTTTCGCTCACGGTATCCATGCTGAGTCTGGCTGGTATTCCGCTCACGGGCGGCTTCTTCGGCAAGTTCTTCGTGTTTTCGGCGGCCGTGGAGAATGGCTATATCGGCTTGGTGGTGTTTGCCGTGCTGATGTCGATGGTGAGCATCTACTACTACCTGCGCCCCATCATTGCCATGTACATGCGCGACACCGACGCGACTACCGAATCGCCAGTACCGGTCAGCACGTTTCAGGCGGGCGCGCTGTTGCTGCTGGCTGCCCTCACCGTGCTGTTGGGCGTGCTGCCGGGTTTGGTGGCCGGTGTACTGTAG
- a CDS encoding S41 family peptidase: MKFPLTLLTLFVLRFPVFAQTPTLLSLPEQSFEQFWQTFRDNYAFFPLKQVNWEASYRTFRPRITATTPTDTLVQVFRQMVEPLHDGHITISRGEAILYKGESTRNTFKQTFKTVQPEFWRVTYAQLQKAGFGPVKGIGPDFKGKQVLYTSQNGSVGYLHLTRSFADISGAIGTEAQEKKDQHKLERLFSQALKQLQGCQVLLLDLRDNGGGHSGYELAGHFTQARYLANYKALRRPGGYDLFTEPQPVYVTPAAGPQFTGPLVLLTSDQTASAAEDLAIALTQLPQVTQVGTATKGMLSDMHSVHLPNGLDVTLSNQRYTTPEGKALEDIGVQPDIVVENTLADLEKQHDAVLVRALELALEEARHKAQVK; encoded by the coding sequence ATGAAATTTCCTTTGACGCTGCTGACTCTGTTTGTGCTACGCTTTCCGGTCTTTGCTCAAACGCCTACGCTGCTAAGCCTACCCGAGCAAAGCTTCGAGCAGTTCTGGCAGACCTTCCGCGACAACTACGCCTTCTTTCCCCTCAAACAAGTAAACTGGGAGGCCTCCTACCGCACCTTTCGCCCGCGTATTACAGCCACTACTCCCACTGACACGCTGGTGCAGGTATTTCGCCAGATGGTGGAACCGCTGCACGACGGGCATATTACCATTTCTCGGGGCGAGGCAATCCTGTACAAGGGCGAAAGCACCCGCAATACGTTCAAACAGACTTTCAAAACTGTGCAGCCGGAGTTCTGGCGCGTGACATATGCGCAGTTGCAAAAGGCTGGATTTGGACCAGTGAAAGGTATCGGGCCCGATTTTAAGGGCAAGCAGGTGCTTTACACCAGCCAGAATGGCTCTGTCGGATACCTGCACCTGACCCGCAGTTTCGCCGATATCAGCGGGGCTATTGGCACGGAGGCGCAGGAGAAAAAAGACCAGCATAAGCTGGAGAGACTATTTTCTCAGGCCCTGAAGCAGCTCCAGGGTTGCCAAGTGTTACTGCTCGACCTACGCGACAATGGCGGCGGACACAGCGGCTACGAACTGGCCGGACACTTTACGCAGGCGCGGTATCTGGCCAACTACAAAGCGTTACGCCGGCCCGGCGGCTACGACCTGTTTACAGAACCACAACCGGTATACGTCACGCCGGCGGCCGGCCCCCAGTTCACCGGCCCGCTGGTGCTGCTCACCTCCGACCAAACGGCCAGTGCCGCCGAAGACTTAGCTATTGCCCTCACCCAGCTTCCACAGGTTACGCAGGTGGGCACGGCCACCAAAGGCATGCTGTCGGATATGCACAGCGTGCACCTACCAAACGGCCTCGACGTAACTCTTTCTAACCAGCGCTACACTACGCCAGAGGGAAAGGCATTGGAAGACATTGGGGTGCAGCCGGATATAGTCGTGGAAAACACACTGGCTGATCTGGAGAAGCAACACGATGCGGTGTTGGTACGGGCGCTGGAACTGGCTTTAGAGGAAGCCCGCCACAAGGCGCAGGTGAAATAA
- a CDS encoding OmpA family protein: MEQTLLQTARATFTKDVLTALAKAGPESETELRTGLDQLLPLALHTLIGRIEKPYGPEIFWKLSREAYGASVLEALARPGQNGWQQRSEDLMRDLLGDAHDAIVHDRATATGLDDRTAAHLLGISTTAILGVAGDLAQENSLDPAALAGWVSREKDTLRRALLVSRQTVAADGSSRSLAEHPLPPDYATLPEMATDGPVRIRPAASEAYFVAPSTGAAGSGPIRWQWGLLLLVAVLLGYLFGHDRPAPRQPVDGAAVASLSPVATSAATSSKAPTAAVSGRYDDASGNYIYDTGQPIILRLADGTTQKVGANSTENRLFTFLADPAIEVDSVNRTKGWINFDRVYFDPGATTLTDESFQQLRNVASILKTFPTSVVKLGGYTDSTGTPLKNFQLSEERAKTAMLAMAGMGIDMNRIQAKGYGGKFFITPNATPEGRALNRRISIRVIKK; this comes from the coding sequence ATGGAACAAACCCTATTGCAAACTGCTCGCGCAACTTTTACGAAAGATGTGCTGACCGCTCTGGCTAAGGCTGGCCCGGAGAGCGAAACCGAATTAAGAACCGGCCTCGACCAGCTGCTACCGCTGGCCCTGCACACGCTGATAGGGCGTATTGAGAAACCATACGGCCCCGAAATCTTCTGGAAGCTCAGCCGCGAAGCATACGGAGCCAGCGTGTTGGAAGCTCTGGCCAGGCCAGGGCAGAATGGCTGGCAGCAGCGTAGCGAAGACCTGATGCGCGACCTGCTTGGCGATGCACACGATGCTATTGTGCACGACCGGGCTACCGCCACCGGACTTGATGACCGCACGGCTGCTCACCTATTGGGCATCAGCACAACTGCTATTCTGGGCGTTGCTGGGGACCTTGCGCAAGAGAATAGTCTAGACCCAGCGGCCCTTGCCGGATGGGTAAGCAGAGAAAAAGATACTCTCCGGCGCGCGTTGCTCGTCAGCCGGCAGACAGTGGCCGCCGACGGAAGCAGCCGTAGCCTGGCGGAGCATCCGCTACCGCCCGACTACGCCACGTTGCCGGAAATGGCAACTGATGGACCGGTTCGGATAAGACCGGCGGCAAGTGAGGCCTATTTTGTCGCTCCTTCGACTGGGGCGGCTGGCAGTGGTCCTATACGGTGGCAATGGGGGCTGTTGCTACTGGTGGCCGTGTTGCTGGGCTACCTGTTCGGGCACGACCGGCCGGCCCCGCGCCAGCCCGTCGACGGGGCGGCAGTAGCCTCCCTGAGCCCGGTAGCCACGTCTGCGGCTACTAGTTCCAAAGCCCCAACTGCTGCCGTGTCCGGCCGCTACGACGATGCCAGTGGCAACTACATCTACGATACCGGCCAGCCCATTATTCTGCGCCTCGCCGACGGCACTACCCAGAAAGTAGGAGCCAATTCCACCGAAAACCGCCTCTTCACCTTCCTCGCCGACCCGGCCATTGAGGTGGATTCCGTGAATCGGACTAAAGGCTGGATCAATTTCGACCGGGTGTATTTCGATCCGGGCGCTACCACGCTCACCGACGAATCGTTTCAGCAGCTGCGCAACGTGGCCAGCATCCTCAAAACCTTCCCAACTTCTGTAGTAAAGCTGGGCGGCTACACTGATAGCACCGGCACCCCGCTGAAAAATTTTCAGCTGAGCGAGGAGCGGGCCAAAACGGCTATGCTGGCCATGGCCGGTATGGGCATTGACATGAATCGGATTCAGGCCAAAGGCTACGGCGGTAAGTTTTTCATTACTCCCAACGCCACACCCGAAGGCCGCGCCCTCAACCGCCGCATCAGCATCCGCGTGATTAAGAAGTAG
- a CDS encoding 3'-5' exonuclease: protein MRLLRDLKLDEVFVLDIETVPCVGCHDDLHEMLKELWEHKCHALRREKGWISHHDHIAPLPDTLHAATLFEQAGIYAEFGRVVCISIGRFRTAPTGELRFSVKSFYGHDEKKLLQEFSEVISHRPHFRLCGHNSKEFDFPYLSRRMLINGLELPPHLDTAGKKPWEITHLDTMELWKFGDRKSFTSLSLLAAMFGIPTPKDDIQGKDVARVYYEENDLPRIARYCQKDIITTARLLLKFRGDEPFSDDAVQYADEATVLMQRA from the coding sequence ATGCGCCTGCTCCGTGACCTGAAGCTCGATGAGGTATTTGTTCTTGATATCGAAACGGTGCCGTGTGTAGGCTGCCACGACGACCTGCATGAGATGCTCAAGGAACTCTGGGAGCACAAGTGCCACGCTCTGCGCCGCGAAAAAGGCTGGATTTCGCACCACGACCATATTGCGCCTCTGCCGGATACGCTGCACGCCGCTACTCTGTTTGAGCAGGCGGGCATCTACGCCGAATTTGGGCGGGTGGTCTGCATTTCTATCGGCCGCTTCCGGACGGCGCCCACTGGCGAGCTGCGCTTTAGCGTGAAGTCGTTTTATGGGCACGATGAGAAAAAGCTACTGCAGGAGTTCAGTGAAGTCATCAGCCACCGGCCGCATTTCCGGCTGTGTGGCCACAACAGCAAGGAATTTGACTTTCCGTACCTGTCGCGCCGGATGCTCATCAATGGCCTCGAACTGCCGCCCCACCTCGATACGGCCGGCAAAAAGCCCTGGGAAATCACCCACCTCGATACCATGGAACTCTGGAAGTTCGGCGACCGGAAATCCTTCACTTCTTTGAGCCTACTGGCCGCCATGTTCGGCATTCCAACGCCCAAAGACGATATCCAGGGCAAAGACGTAGCCCGCGTATACTACGAGGAAAATGATTTGCCCCGCATTGCGCGCTATTGCCAGAAGGATATCATCACCACGGCCCGCCTGCTCCTCAAGTTCCGCGGCGACGAGCCGTTCAGTGACGATGCAGTGCAATATGCTGACGAAGCTACGGTGCTAATGCAGCGCGCATAG
- a CDS encoding response regulator: MMETVTRVLIYEDNADLRASLSQLLSGSSGLELAGALSNCTQAEADMERLRPDVVLMDIDMPGCTGIEGLRRIKAVAPGVNVVMLTVFEENDRVFDAICAGADGYLLKKTPPARLIDAIGEVRAGGAPMTPAIARQVLRLFPKAPRRTTADESPANLSAREQEILGLLVEGYSYKMIAADRGISIDTVRSHIKKIYEKLHVRSMTEAVSKALRQGLT, from the coding sequence ATGATGGAAACTGTTACCCGCGTCCTGATTTACGAAGACAACGCTGACCTGCGGGCCAGTCTGAGCCAGCTGCTTTCCGGATCTTCGGGCCTGGAGCTGGCCGGAGCACTCAGCAACTGCACCCAGGCCGAGGCTGATATGGAGCGCCTGCGCCCTGATGTAGTGCTGATGGATATTGACATGCCCGGCTGTACCGGCATCGAAGGTCTGCGCCGCATCAAGGCTGTGGCGCCCGGCGTGAACGTGGTAATGCTAACTGTGTTCGAAGAAAACGACCGGGTATTCGATGCCATCTGCGCTGGTGCCGACGGGTACCTGCTCAAGAAAACGCCCCCAGCCCGGCTGATAGATGCCATTGGGGAGGTGCGCGCCGGAGGAGCCCCCATGACCCCCGCCATTGCCCGCCAGGTGCTGCGGCTGTTTCCGAAAGCGCCGCGCCGCACCACCGCCGACGAGTCGCCGGCCAACCTAAGCGCCCGGGAGCAGGAAATTCTGGGCCTGCTGGTAGAAGGCTACAGCTACAAAATGATAGCCGCCGACCGGGGCATCAGCATTGATACGGTCCGCTCGCACATCAAGAAAATCTATGAGAAGCTGCATGTGCGCTCCATGACCGAAGCCGTCAGCAAAGCCCTTCGTCAGGGCCTGACGTAG
- a CDS encoding sensor histidine kinase: MKHSVALWFLLMALSGLWSRRSCAQSAAELRFETLTNAHGLTENSVYSIAQDAKGFLWVGTQDGLSRYDGVGFRTFRSDARRPSSLASNFVLSLCHDQVGQLWVGTAGGLSRYNPRTGRFRTYRAEPGDSSGLTNNFIRAVYCDRQGRVWAGAEDGLHEISPAGRRFRLFRHAAKVAGSVRQNSVRALAQDRAGTLWVGTGEGAVSRLDTARRLLLTDPRLTPAGAITTLCPDRKGGLWVGSETGLLRYLPPANGATRVFVPGAAPGQLPPGAVRSLLEDQQGRIWVGTSEGLCRYEPATGTFSRIVHQPRQPLSLPDNTVQALFQGTSGLLWVGTEGGLTHTDLRPRPFNTIPVTSAPAPIWAVTSDGAGCIWVGTEDQGLICYEPATGRRRLFRHNPAQPGSLAQDFIRALCFGKDGRLWVGTQSHGLDCLLPGATEFVHYRHSATVAGSLSDDFIRSLYEDPSGRLWVGTEGGLNRYDAAKQRFTVFRNKPGDANSLSNNFVRVTLQDRQGRLWIGTGGGGLSCYNPVSGRFTTFRADGHNPRSLSSNFVRCLLQDQRGTLWVGTEGGGFCRLDDPAKGRFTVFRESEGLPNDVVYGMQEDRQGYLWLSTNKGLARFAPRTSQFHTFDERDGLLQDEFNAGASHRAATGRLYFGGVNGLVGFLPAAVQTNTTPPAVVLTGFRQFNRPVELPDTAITERRVLRLGPQDYFFSLEFAALNFRQPDKNRYAYMLEGFDKDWIDAGSRREATYTNLDPDIYTFRVRATNNDGVWSPQGAALRIIVTPPWYRTWWFRVGLSWVIFGLLFMAYRMRVRQLLALERVRHGIARDLHDDMGSTLSSISILSQIARNHQHQHRPEQAAALLEQIGESSRRMLDAMDDIVWAINPAHDSLEDVTARMRSFASEVLEARGIEFVFQASPSMQGLKLDMRARREFFLLFKEAINNLAKYARCQHARIQLTYEQGLLHLTVQDDGVGFDPTQPAQGSGNGLTNMRSRAAAMAGQLTIETAPGQGTTLHLRVPLSD; the protein is encoded by the coding sequence ATGAAACACTCCGTTGCTTTGTGGTTTCTGCTGATGGCCCTGTCAGGGCTTTGGAGCCGGCGCAGCTGTGCACAATCCGCGGCGGAGCTACGCTTCGAAACCCTCACCAATGCCCACGGGCTGACGGAAAACAGCGTGTACAGCATCGCGCAGGACGCAAAAGGCTTCCTGTGGGTTGGCACGCAGGATGGCCTGAGCCGCTACGACGGGGTCGGTTTCCGCACGTTCCGCAGCGACGCCCGCCGGCCCAGCAGTCTGGCCAGCAACTTCGTGCTGTCGTTGTGCCACGACCAGGTCGGGCAGCTATGGGTAGGCACCGCGGGTGGCCTTTCGCGCTACAACCCACGCACCGGCCGGTTCCGGACGTACCGGGCCGAACCCGGCGACTCCAGCGGCCTGACCAATAATTTTATCCGGGCGGTATACTGCGACCGGCAGGGGCGGGTGTGGGCCGGGGCCGAAGATGGCCTGCACGAAATCAGTCCGGCCGGCCGGCGCTTTCGGCTGTTTCGCCACGCCGCGAAGGTAGCCGGCAGCGTGCGGCAGAATTCAGTGCGGGCTCTGGCCCAGGACCGGGCCGGTACGCTCTGGGTCGGAACCGGTGAAGGAGCCGTCAGTCGGCTCGATACCGCGCGCCGGCTCCTCCTTACCGATCCGCGCCTGACGCCGGCCGGCGCCATCACCACACTGTGCCCCGACCGCAAAGGCGGGCTGTGGGTAGGCTCGGAAACGGGCCTGCTGCGGTATCTGCCGCCGGCCAATGGCGCTACCCGCGTATTTGTGCCCGGCGCAGCCCCCGGCCAGCTGCCGCCCGGTGCCGTACGCAGCCTGCTGGAAGACCAGCAGGGCAGAATCTGGGTGGGTACCAGCGAAGGGCTGTGCCGCTATGAGCCCGCCACCGGCACATTCAGCCGCATTGTGCACCAGCCCCGGCAGCCCCTGAGCCTGCCCGATAATACAGTGCAGGCGCTGTTTCAGGGCACTTCCGGCCTGCTCTGGGTCGGCACGGAGGGCGGCCTTACCCACACCGACCTGCGCCCTCGGCCGTTCAATACCATCCCGGTTACATCGGCGCCGGCCCCCATATGGGCCGTAACGTCAGATGGTGCCGGTTGCATTTGGGTAGGCACCGAAGACCAGGGGCTGATATGTTATGAGCCAGCTACCGGCCGCCGACGTCTGTTCCGCCACAATCCGGCGCAACCGGGCAGTCTGGCACAAGATTTCATTAGAGCCTTATGCTTCGGAAAGGATGGCCGCTTGTGGGTCGGCACGCAAAGCCACGGACTCGACTGCCTGCTGCCGGGTGCCACCGAGTTTGTGCACTACCGCCACAGCGCTACTGTGGCAGGCAGTCTGTCCGACGACTTTATTCGCTCCCTCTACGAGGACCCCTCCGGACGGCTCTGGGTGGGTACCGAAGGAGGGTTGAACCGCTACGATGCCGCTAAACAGCGGTTTACTGTATTTCGCAATAAGCCCGGCGACGCCAACAGTCTCTCCAACAACTTTGTGCGCGTAACGCTGCAAGACCGCCAAGGCCGGCTCTGGATTGGTACTGGCGGCGGTGGGCTAAGCTGCTACAATCCGGTTTCCGGCCGGTTCACCACGTTTCGCGCTGATGGACACAATCCCCGCAGCCTGAGCAGCAACTTTGTGCGCTGCCTGCTGCAGGACCAGCGCGGCACCCTCTGGGTGGGCACCGAAGGCGGAGGCTTTTGCCGGCTCGATGACCCGGCCAAGGGGCGGTTTACTGTGTTTCGGGAGTCCGAAGGCCTGCCCAACGATGTCGTGTATGGCATGCAGGAAGACCGGCAAGGCTACCTCTGGCTTTCTACCAACAAGGGCCTAGCCCGCTTTGCGCCCCGCACCAGCCAGTTTCACACCTTCGATGAGCGGGATGGTCTGCTGCAGGATGAGTTTAATGCCGGCGCCAGCCACCGGGCTGCCACTGGGCGCCTCTACTTCGGTGGCGTGAACGGACTGGTTGGCTTCTTGCCGGCGGCAGTGCAAACCAACACCACTCCACCAGCTGTAGTACTAACCGGATTCCGCCAATTCAACCGGCCTGTGGAACTGCCAGACACGGCTATTACGGAGCGGCGCGTATTGCGCCTCGGACCCCAGGACTACTTTTTTTCGCTCGAATTTGCGGCCCTGAACTTCCGCCAGCCCGACAAAAACCGCTACGCCTATATGCTGGAGGGCTTCGACAAGGACTGGATTGATGCCGGGTCTCGCCGGGAAGCTACCTACACCAACCTCGACCCCGACATCTATACGTTCAGAGTACGGGCCACCAACAACGACGGCGTCTGGAGTCCGCAGGGTGCGGCGCTACGTATCATCGTAACGCCGCCCTGGTACCGCACCTGGTGGTTTCGGGTAGGCCTAAGCTGGGTGATATTCGGGCTGCTGTTCATGGCCTACCGGATGCGGGTGCGCCAACTGCTGGCATTGGAGCGGGTGCGCCACGGCATTGCCCGCGACCTACACGACGATATGGGCTCCACGCTCAGCAGCATTTCCATTCTGAGCCAGATTGCCCGCAACCACCAGCATCAACACCGCCCCGAGCAGGCCGCCGCGCTGCTGGAGCAAATAGGGGAGTCGTCGCGCCGCATGCTGGACGCCATGGACGACATTGTGTGGGCCATCAATCCTGCGCACGATTCGCTGGAGGACGTAACGGCCCGCATGCGCAGCTTTGCTTCGGAGGTGCTGGAAGCCCGCGGTATTGAATTTGTGTTTCAAGCCTCACCTTCCATGCAGGGCCTGAAACTGGACATGCGTGCCCGGCGAGAGTTTTTTCTGCTGTTCAAAGAAGCCATAAACAACCTTGCCAAATACGCCCGCTGCCAGCATGCCCGCATCCAGCTGACCTATGAGCAGGGCCTGCTTCATCTCACCGTACAGGATGACGGAGTCGGGTTTGACCCTACGCAGCCGGCGCAGGGAAGTGGCAATGGCCTCACGAATATGCGCAGCCGGGCCGCCGCTATGGCTGGCCAGCTCACCATCGAAACAGCTCCTGGCCAGGGCACCACGCTGCATCTGAGAGTTCCGCTCAGTGACTAA
- a CDS encoding SdpI family protein: MKRPFSTWHLLLVLLLVLPTLYLAYSWSALPAQIPTHFDTAGKADGYTAKQHMWLLCLGLPVGTYLLLAFLPRFDPKRQLDAGNSNYQKLTLAVVALMSGLSIYSLYAALHPGQQTGQGLAVLMGLFFAFIGNYLTTVQPNYFVGFKTPWALEFPRIWVRVHRVGGRLFFATGVLSAVLGLLGVVAAATTVLVVGALATAVVAYSYSYWLYKKEMPATTK; encoded by the coding sequence ATGAAACGTCCTTTTTCCACCTGGCACCTACTGCTGGTGCTGCTGCTCGTGCTGCCTACTCTATACCTTGCTTACAGCTGGAGCGCACTGCCCGCACAGATTCCTACGCACTTTGATACTGCTGGAAAGGCCGACGGCTATACCGCCAAGCAGCATATGTGGCTGCTGTGCCTGGGCTTGCCGGTAGGCACCTACCTGCTGCTGGCGTTTCTGCCCCGCTTCGACCCCAAGCGGCAACTGGACGCCGGCAATTCCAATTACCAGAAACTGACGCTGGCCGTAGTCGCCTTGATGAGCGGGCTGTCCATATACAGTCTGTACGCGGCGCTGCATCCAGGCCAGCAAACCGGGCAGGGCCTGGCGGTGCTCATGGGGCTGTTTTTCGCTTTTATCGGCAACTACCTTACTACCGTGCAGCCCAATTATTTTGTGGGCTTCAAAACGCCGTGGGCCCTGGAGTTTCCGCGCATCTGGGTGCGGGTGCACCGCGTAGGCGGCCGGCTGTTCTTCGCTACGGGTGTGCTGAGTGCTGTGCTTGGTCTGCTGGGAGTGGTAGCGGCCGCCACTACAGTGCTGGTAGTGGGGGCGCTGGCAACGGCGGTTGTGGCCTACAGCTACTCGTACTGGCTGTACAAGAAGGAAATGCCGGCCACTACCAAGTAA
- a CDS encoding autorepressor SdpR family transcription factor: MNALFKALNDPTRRAILELLREQPRTAGEIADYFQFSKPTISHHLDLLRQADLVSSDKQGQFVTYTLNMTVMDELLGWLLQFQKS; this comes from the coding sequence TTGAACGCCCTCTTCAAAGCTCTTAACGACCCCACGCGCCGCGCCATTCTGGAATTGCTGCGTGAGCAACCACGCACGGCTGGGGAAATAGCCGATTACTTCCAGTTCTCGAAGCCTACCATCAGCCACCACCTCGACCTGCTCCGCCAAGCGGACCTCGTCAGCAGCGACAAACAGGGCCAATTCGTGACCTACACGCTCAATATGACGGTGATGGACGAACTACTGGGCTGGTTGCTGCAATTTCAAAAGTCATGA